The Streptomyces halobius genomic interval GCCCTTGCCTGCACCGGCAGCACCACCCGCCATGCCCGGCATACCGGCACGGCCACCCCGTGCACCCGCTCCAGCACCGGCACCGCCGCGGCCGGCAGCACCACCGATCATGCCTGGCATGCCGCCACCACTGATGCCCGAGCTTGAGCCTCCACCGGGACCAGACCCCAGACTTCCGGCGCCTGTTCCGCCACCGGGACCGCCGCCGATTCCGCCACCGCCGGTACCGCCGCCAGGCCCAAGGCCGCCTGAAAAGCCGTCAAGTCCCGTACCGACATGAGGCGCGGGGCTCTTGGGGACGCTGCCGATCCCGCCGCCAATTCCGTCCGGACGCGGCGGTTCCATTGGCTGCGGAGTCGTGTATCCGCCGCCCTTCATGCCCGGGATCTTCGGTGCCGCACCGCCCTTCGGGCCGCCCGGGGTCGGGCCGAATGCCCCAATGCCTCCAATGGCCCCACCGCCATCAGTGTCTTCTGGCTGCTGGATCCGGCCGCCGTCATCGACGCGCCCCTCAACCCCCTTCAATGCCTTCGCGCCGGCCCGATACGTCGTCGCCAGCTGCTCCATGTAGTGAGCAGCCAACAGCGAAGCCTGCTTGTCAGGATCGATGTTGCTTGCGTTCTTGGCAGCGGCATCCCCGATGGTCATGTTCGGGTTCTTGAGGTCAGCCTTCAGCTGTGAGTCATCGCGCCCGCCAGTGAAGAAGCCCACGACACCACCGATCAGTGTGCCGCCCGGTCCGCCACCGGCGACGGTTCCGACTGCTGCGCCCTTGGCAACAGACTTCCCCGAATCAAGGACCTTGTCGCCCAGTTCGTCCAACCAGTCAGGCTCTTCGATTTCGTCGACGGCTTTCTTGGCTGCCGAGAGGTTTTCGCTGATCTGCTGCAGGACGTGGCCGGTGACGTGCGGGTACGCCGCAAGGTTCCCGAAGTCCTTGCTGATCCCTTGTGCCGCCTTAGCGAACTGCTCAGCAGACGGACCGTGCCAGGTTTTCAGGACCTTCATCACTGCATCATCGAAGCGCTTCTTGATGCCACTGTTCCAGTCCTCGCCGACGAGCGAGACGCGGACCTTCTTCCAGCCCCCGGCAACGTTGCCTACTTCGCCAGGGTTGGCCCCTACCAGCATCGCCTTTAGGTCGCCGAGCTCCTTTTCAGTGAACTGCGGGCGACTCTTGAGGATCGCGGGACCTTGTTCTTGGGCTTCACCCGACCCCTTGGCCGGCGTCGTACTTGTCTTCGGCACATGAACTTGGCCCGGCTTGAAATCAGTTTCCTTCGACGCCATCTGCTGTCCCCCACTCCATCATCGAACATGTCCCATCTGTCACCTGCGAATCCGCCGGGTGATGTCACGTCATTTCATGGTGTTTTCTGCTTCAGCGTCCTGGTACGCGTCCCTGACCTTGGCCGACTTCTTCCCGAACGTATCAACGAGGCCTTCGACCCTTTTCATCAACCTGTTGATGTCAGCCTTCACCTTCGCGTGAGCGCCATAGAGCTCGCTTACCTCGCTGAATCCGTCTCCCAGGGACCCCTGCGGCAGATAGGTGCTGCTCTCAGCCGTACTCGTCTCGTCGCCCATCTGCTTGAGGACCTCGTTGAGCTCCTTGACGACCTGGTCCAAGGCATCCAGGTCTACGCCGTACTCGGCCATGATTAAGCCTCCCCGTTAGTGCTGAAACCACTCTTACGTCGCCAGTCGCGGATCGCGATGGCGGAACCAACTACCAAGCCCACAGCGAGAATCCCCCCGCCAAGGATGTAGATGGAAATGCGGGCGCGTCGCTCCTCGGGGGTTTCGCCGATGGGGACGACGGCCGGCTGGATGTTGATGGCATCGGCTGCGTTGGTGCCCTTGTTCGGCTGTGGCGGGCCGGTGGGGCGGGTGTCGTCGTTGAGGGCCGCCACCGGGTCGATGACGCCCCAGCCGATGTAGTCGTCATGGTCCCGGTGGACACGGTCCGCAGTCTGCTCAAGGTGCCAGATGATTTCTTGCGGCGTCCATTTCTCGGCCCTGTGCTTCGCCTTGAGGAGGGCCGCGGCTCCCGCGGCGTATGGAGCGGCGAAGCTTGTGCCCTGGTCAACACAGTTGCCGCCGTCAGGGACCGTGGAAACCATGTCGACGCCCGGTGCGGCGATACTGACGAAATCCCCGGACTGGGAGAATGGCGCGCGCTCGTTGTTGCGGTCGGAGGCTGCTACGGCCAGGACGTTGTCAAAGTCCTTGGAGTAGGCGGCGGGATACATCTCCTTCTTCCCGCCGTCGGCGCCACCATTGCCGGCCGAAGCCACAATCAGGACGCCTGCTGCCTGGGCCCTGTTCACCGCATCCTTGAGCTGGGGCAGAAGACGCTGGTTGGCGCCGGTGCCCTGGGAAACGTTGATGATGTCGACCTTTTTGCCGACCGCATAGTTGATGGCCTTGGCGAGGCTTTCGGCGGTGCCGGGCTTCTCCTCGGAAGTCTGCTGGATCGGGATGACCGTCGCCTCGGGCGCGATGCCGTAGAAACCGGAGCCGGCCCTGGGCCGGGCGGCGATGATGCCCGCGACCTTGGTGCCGTGGCCCACCCTGTCCACGGTCTCCTTCTCCTTGCCCTTGACGAGGCTGACACCACCGGGGCCTATTGCCTTCTCAAGTTGCTTGTTGCCCTTGTCGATGCCGGTGTCGATGACGGCGACCCGGACGCCCTTTCCCTTGCCGCTTGCCCACAGCTGCTCGGTCAGGAGGCGCTGCAGAGACCAGGGGGTCTCTTTGATGTCATCCGTGCCGAACTTGCATTCGCCACTGTTGAGCGGCACGTTCTCGTCCGCGATCGCCGGCGCTCCGGCGGCCCAGGACATGCCGACGGCGCACGCCGCCGCAACCAGTGCGCCCGCCGCTCGTCGGCGATGCCCGGCTCGGTGACCAATGGCGCGAGATCCCACGGGTTGTCTGCTCTCCATGTGTGGCGGATGGGACGGGAACGAGGGGTGAGGGAAGGGTGAAGAAAGGAGATTGAGGAAGGGAATGAGAAGAAGGAACAGGAGGGAGGAAATGGGCGGGAGGAATGGGAGGGAGGGGTGGGACGGAAGCGTGTGCGGGCTATGGGGTATTGGGGTGGGATCCGCGGAGTGCAGGCGGACGGCAGAAGGGCGAGCGCACTGTTGCAGCGCGCCCGCCCTCATTGACCACTGTGCGAGCCGATTCCGGGCTGCTCAGTCGTGTGCCATCCGTACCTGCGTCGACGCGAGGTCAGCCGCCCCAGATACCGGCGTTCTTGGACTCGGTGGCCTGGTAGTTCTGAGCGGCCTGGTCGAGCGCCTTGGCGATGGCCTCAAGCGTCGAGTGCAGAGAAGCGGCGCGCTGGTCCCACTCGCGCTGGCGGGCCTGGTAGCCCTCCTGCGCGGAGCCTTCCCAGCTCGCGGCGATCTTCTTGACGCCGGCTTCGAGGTCGTCGAGCTGCTGACGGATGTTGTTGGCCGTGCCGCGCACGTCCTGGCTTGCCTGCTGGATCGTCGCAAAATTGACGAGGATCTGGCCACCCATGGTGTCTCCTCCGGGAGTTGATAAGGCCTGGTCGATTCACATGCCGCAGCGGGCCGGCGGGACTGGCCGACGGGCCCGGGCTGCGGCGGCTGGGCCGTTGCGCCGCGAAAGGCGGCGCCGCCCCATCATCCGAACGGCGAAGCCGAAGCCTGGACGTGCGAGATCGACTGAGCCTGCTCCTCTTCGGAGGCCGCGTAGTTCTTCGTGGTCGCGTCGATCGCTTCCTTGATCTCGCCCAGAAGCTGGTTGAGACGGTTCGCGTCCTCGTTCACCTGCGACTGCAGCTGGTTGTACGAGGAGGCCGCAGCACCCTTCCACCCGGACGTGATGGTGTCGACGACCGTGTTCAGGCGCTGGATCTCGCCCTGGATCGACTGGTTGACCGAGGCGATCTTGCCGCTGAACGCGACCATCTCCTCCTCGGTGGTTGTGTACTGCTGACCAGCCATAAGTCAACGTCCCCCATGAGGCTCGTACGTCGTACCGTGCTGTGCCGGTTAGGGCCCTCGCGCGGTTGGCATCTGTTGCTGATGCCTTAGGCCACTTTAACCACTCCGCACGCTTGTCCCCAACAGGGATGCTGGTCTTGTGACGGGATCACAACAATGCCAACTACCCGTCAGGTAAACGTTGTTCAGCGGAATCGGGCAGATGCGACGCTATCGGTCAGGAATACCAGGCTGTAACGGGGCGAAGATCACAGCCCTGATGAAGATCACGGCCTCCGGCAGTCACCGGGCAGGTCACTGGGACTGCGGCTTCTTGGCGTCGTACACGTTCAAGGACGGACCCTTCGAGAGCAGTTCGGACCAGGTGGCCGGGATCAGCGGCGGATGTCCGCCCTTGTAGCCGAGGTGCAGCCGCGCCTGGTCACGCTCCTGCTTGTCGTTGCCGGCCTTGTCCTTGCTGTCGTTGCCCACCGGAACGTTGTAGCGCAGTCCGGTGTCGGTGACGAGGTACAGGCGGCCGTCCTTCTCGGAGCCCTTCACCTCCTGGTACAGCAGGCCGCTACCGGGGGTGACATAGGAAGTGGAGCCAGAGGCGATCTTGGCCGGGTAGTCCTTGCCGATCCAGGTCTGCATCTTGGGCACACCGTTCGGGTAGCCGAGGAACTTGGCACCCGGGTACTTCAGGTTGCTGCCCGTGTAGACACTGCAGGACACACCGCTGTCGGTGGGGCTGGTCAGGCCGCCGGTCTGCGAGCCCTGCCTGAAGTTGTTCGCCGCGGTGACGACCTCTTGCGGCCAGGGCATGTCGAAGTCCGTGGCTCCGACCTTGTCCAGGTACTTGCGGGGCTTGCCCTGGTCGTCCAGTTGAGGGTCGATGTCCGTGCTGGGCAGCGGCTTCGCTTCCAGGTCGTCGTCGGTGTGGCCGAGGTCCGTCGCGTTCTGCCCCTTGAGCAGGAGCTTGGCGACGAAGTTCGTCACCTGCTGGACGCCCTCAGGAGTCACGACATACTTCTCGCCCGACGCGCTGTTCTCGACCACCATGCCGACCTTGTTGTACTCGGCCGGGACGCCGTTGTCGTTGCGCTGCTGCCCCGTCGCCGCCCCGAAGGTCGGCATGGAGAGCGGGACCGGGCTCTTGATGACCGTGTTCATCCAGTCCTGGGTGACGTCCTGCGCCTCGGCCGCGCCGAAGATCAGTTGGCGCAGCTCACGGTTGTCCTGGATGCCCTTCGGGCGGATGGTCCCGACGGGTTTCTCGCTGAACTGGAACGCGACGCCGTTCTGGTCGACCAACCAGTACTGGCCGTCGGGGTCCCGGACGTAGAGCGCCTGACGCACGGCGAGCTTGCCCGAGCCCTCGACGAGCTTCTTCTCCTTGCCGCCCAGGACGAACACCGCCTGCTGGGGCTTGCTGTTGGTGCCGCTGCCGGGGCGGTTGCACACCGCCCAGATCTTTGGCTTGTCGGCTTCCTCCGCGCTGGGCAGCCGGTCGGGGGCGTACGGAATACCGACGGCCGGTCCGTGCGTGAGCTTCCCGTCCAGCTCGGATTCCTTGACGTTGACGACGGTGTACTTCGGGTCGAGAAGGAGTTTGGCCGATGCGAGGTTCAGTACGGGATGGAGCAGTTTCTGCTTTTTGCCGTTGGCATCCTTGCTGGGCAGAACGACATAGCGGGTAGTGGAATCAGCGCCGACGATGACGTGTTTGTACGGCTCGTCCCACCCTTGCGGAGCAACCGGCTTCAGAATTCCGCACGCACCGAATCCGACGAGGATCAGCAGGGCAATGATAATGCTGGGCATCACCGCCTTGAGGGGCCTGGGCGCGCTCTCGATCGAGCCGTTCGGCAGCGGCTTCAGAAATGCCGCATTCGTTCGCTTTCGCGCGAATGAATACGCATTCAGCTCGTCCCGACGTGATGCCATTGATGCTTTCTCTCCCCGCTTGTCGGATCCACATCGACCGCCCCCGGCACTCACGCCGTAGCGCCCTCTACTATGCCGTGTGTCGATCGACCCGTACGGTACGGGTGCCACCTTCCAACGCACCAGTCTCAGCGGCGGCCGATACGCCTAGAGGCCACACCACCAGTAGAGGAGCAGGCCGGGGGATGTCCAGCGCCACCAGGGCTCGACGCCGCAACGGGCGGCAACAGCAGCAACAGCCTTCCGCCGCACGGCAATCCGGGGACCAGAACGGTTCCGGCGGCAGAGGCGACGGCGGCCGGCGCGCGGCGGCCGGTCCGGTGGCGCCTCGGTTGCGCCAGCAGGCCGGGAACATCGGCGGCGTCCGCGTACAGCAGCTGGCCATCATCGAACTCGCCGCGGCGCTGGTGCTGGTGGGCTGGTCGGTCCACCCGGCCGCGCTGACCGCGGCCGTCGTGGTGGCCGCGCTCCTCGTCATGTTCGCGCTCGGCCGGCGACGTAAGGTCCCGCTCCCGGAGTGGATCACCACCGTGCAGGCCATGAAGCGGCGCGGCAAGAACAGCGGTGCCGCGCTGGCCGCGACGCAGGGGGCCGACCCCGCGTTCGCCCCGGTCGTGGAGTGCGAACCGGCGCTGCGGACGTACGAGTACACGGATATAGAGCAGCGTCCCATCGGCTTCGTCGGCGACGGTACGTTCCTGACCGCCATCGTGCAGGTGGACGCCCGCGATGAGCCGCTGCGGCCGCAGCGCGGCACCCACATGCTGCCGCTCGATGTGCTGCACACCGCGCTCGACGTCGAGGACATCCACCTCGAATCGGTGCAGTTCGTGCAGTACACCCAGCCCGCGCCGGCGCCGCATCTGCCCGAACAGGCCGTCGCGGCCCGCTCGTACGCGCCGCTGCAGGCGCAGTCCCAGACGCCGGCCCTGCAGCTGACGTGGATCGCGCTGAAGCTCGACCCGGAGCTGTGCGCGGAGGCGATCGAGGCGCGCGGTGGCGGGATGGACGGTGCCCAGCGTGCCCTGCTGCGCGCCGCCGACCAGCTGGTCAGCCGGCTCACCTCGCACGGCGTACGGGCCAAGGTGCTCGCCGAGCGCGAGGTCGTGGCCGCAATCGGTACCGCGGTGTGCGTCAGCCCGCGGGCCGCGAACGGCGCGATGGGCCGGGCCGCACGCCGCACCCAGGAGACGACCCGGGCCTGGCGCTGCGACGACCGCTGGCACACCACGTACTGGATCGGCCGGTGGCCCCAACTGGGTCCGGGCGGCGCGCCGTTGGCGGCCGTCACCCAGCTGCTGACCAGCACCCGGGCGATGGCCAGCACCTTCTCGCTGACCGCCACGCACGGCGGCGGCCGCACCCCGGCCATCTCCGGCTACGTCCGTCTGTCGACTCGCAGCGAGAACGAACTGTCCGCCGCGCAGCACGAGTTGGAGCGGCGTTCGAGCTCGGTGAAGGTCGGGCTCGTACGGCTCGACCGCGAGCAGCTGCCCGGCCTCCTGGCCACGCTTCCCCTCGGAGGTACCCGCTGATGGCCACTCCCACCTATCAGCCCCGTGTCAACGTCAGCAGCGACGGCTGGCGCAATCCCCCCGTCGGCGGTGACGGCCGTCGGCTGTCGCACCAACCGCGGCTGGACGAGGAGGAGTCGGGTCCGACCGGTCCGAAGCCGAGGCCCGGTTTCGGTCTGCGCGGTCCCCGGCGCAGCCCGCATGTGCTGCCCGCGGAGTCGCTCGGCGCGCTGACCCTGCCGGTCGGCGACGACGGTGTGGTCATCGGCATCGACCCGCAGAACCAGCCCGCCGTGCTGAGCGTGCTGCGGCCCGCTCCGCTGGAGATCGTGCTGGTCGGCAGCATGTGGATGGCGCAGGTGCTGGCGCTGCGTACGGTCGCCGCCGGTGCCCGGGTCGCGGTGGAGACCGCGCGGCCGCCGGCCTGGGGCCAGATGGCGCAGGCCGCGGGCGGCGGGCAGCAGTGTGTGTCCGTCCACGAGGTGCGCCAGATCGCGCCGCAGGGACCGTCGGTTTCCAGCCCCGTGCTCGTCGTACGGGACATGGGCGCGCGGCCGCCGCGCAACCAGCTCGCGCCGAGCCCCTGGCAGTCGGTGCTGACCGTGCTGCCGTTCCTCGGGCCGCGCTCGCCGCAGATGATCAGCCGCGCCGATCTGGTCGGTCTGCAGCGGCTCTCGCCCGAAGAGGCCGAGGTTGTGACGCGAATCATGCGGCTTCCCGAGCAGGTCGGCGCGGTGCTGCCGACGCTCAGCGACAACGCCATGCTGTGGTGCTCGCGGGACGGCCATCAGTTCGTGATGACGCAGCCCACGGAGGCGGAGACCAATCTGCTCGGCGGCCCGCGCCGTATGGACTGACCAGTATTCCCCGGCCGGTTGCCGAGGCGGGGCGCTCCGCGCCGTGCCGGGACGATCGGCCCCGGGCACGACCTACGGGCGCATCCACGGGTGCGCCCGTAGGTGTGCCGACGGGGCTGGAAGACGACATGACACCGACTGCCGTTACGGGCCGACTCTTGATTAGGCTGTGTTGAGAGCCGCAGGACCACATCATGACGGCCGTCGATACGGGGATGGAGAACGTTAGTGTTGGCACAACCCCGGGTGGTGTGTTCCGACTTCCGCTACATCCGATCGATCCGCCTGTATCCGGTCCTGCCGTTCAGGTGCGTTGCAGTACACCAGGAGGCACAGTGAACGAGCAGGAGGCTTTCCGTCCGGACGGGAACGATCCTGACGACGACCAGTCCGAGTTCGACCTGACCGGTGAATTCAAGATCGATTTTGCCGCGCCGGCCTGGTACGCGAGCAACGACACCAGTGGAGGCGGCACGGCCGCCGCGGCCTCCGCTGCGGCTCCTCCTGCCACCGCACCCGCCACTCCGCCCGTAGCGCCGCCCGCCGGCCAGCCGCCTCAGGGCCCGCCGCAGGGCGCCCCGGTGCCCGGAGTTCCGCCGCAGGGCGGACCCGGCCAGGCGGCTCCCCCGCCGGACGCCGGCCCGCCCGGATTCCCGATGCTGCGCCCCAACGACACGGGCGACGCACCGGCCGCGCCCGCCCCGGACGCGCCGGTGGCCGCCGAGGCGCCGAACGCCGCACCGGCCGCGGACGCCGCGTCCGGTTCCGGCAATGTGCGCGCGGGCACCGGTGACGATCCCTCGGCCGGACTCTGGGACGACGAGGACGACGACGTCACGGCGCCGAGTGCCGCGGAGCCGAGTACGGAAGCCGCCGTGGCCGAAGCCGAGGCACCGGAAGCACCTGAGGCGCCGGCGCCGCAGCCGGATGCCGCACCTTCCAACGCCCCCGTGGAGGGCGGCGCTCCGGCCCCTGAGGCGCCCGCGCCCGAGGCCGCGGCCCCGATTCCCGCCCAGTCCGCGGCGCCCGCTCAGGGGCAGCCGCAGGCACCGCAGGCCATGCCTCAGCAGGGTGTCCCGCAGCAGGGGATGCCCCAGCAAGGGGCGCCGCAGGGAGTCCCCCAGCAGGGCATGCCGCAGCAGGGAGTTCCTTGGGGTGCCGCGGACGGCCGGCAGCAGGGCGCGCTGCCGCCGCTGCCGCCGGAGTTCCAGCCCGCGGACCCGCGCGCCGCTCAGGCCCAGGCCGGGCAACCGCCGCAGCAGCAGCCCCAGCAGGCACCCCCGCAGCAGCCGCAGGCCGGTTACCCGCAGGGCCAGCCCCAGCAGGCGCCGCAGCAGGGCTACCCGCAACAGCACCAGGGCGCGCCCGCGCAGCAGCAACAGCAACCTGCCTACGGCTACCCGCAGCCCGCGTACGGCTATCCCCAGCAGGGCCAGCCCCAGCAGGCGCCCCAGCAGCAGCCGCAGAACCCCAACGCCCCCACGCAGCAGCCCGCTTACGGCTATCCGCAGACGGCTGCCCAGGGGTACCCGCAGCAGGGGCAGCAGCCCCCGCAGGCCGACTACGCGCAGCAGCAGGCCCAGGCCCAACAGGCAGCCCAAGCACAGCAGGCCGCACAAGCGCAACAAGCTCAGGCCGCGCAGGCCCAGCAGGCAGCCCAAGCGCAGCAGGCCCAGGCCGCCCAGGCCCAGCAGGCGCAACAGGCCGCCCAGCAGCAGCCGCAGGCCCCGCACCAGCCGTTCCCCGGCCAGCAGCCCGGCGACCCCAACGCGGCGAACTACGCGTCCTACTCGCAGCCGGGTCAGCAGCAGCCGCAGCAGCGGGCCACCCCCGGCGCGCCGCTCGGCTACAGCGCCGCCGTCGAGCTGACCTCCGACCGACTGCTGCGCAATCAGCCCAAGAGGCGCAAGCCGGGCGCCAACGCACAGCCGTCCAAGTTCAAGCTGGGCGCGAAGAAGGAGCTGGAGGAGCGGCAGCGCAAGCTGGAGCTGATCCGTACGCCGGTGATGTCCTGCTACCGCATCGCCGTCATCAGCCTCAAGGGCGGCGTCGGCAAGACCACGACCACGACCGCGCTGGGCGCCACCCTGGCCTCCGAGCGACAGGACAAGATCCTGGCGATCGACGCCAACCCGGACGCCGGCACGCTCGGCCGACGGGTGCGCCGCGAGACCGGTGCGACCATCCGTGACCTGGTGCAGGCGATCCCGCATCTGCACAGCTACATGGACATCCGCCGGTTCACCTCACAGGCCCCCTCGGGTCTGGAGATCCTCGCCAACGACGTCGACCCGGCCGTCTCGACGACCTTCAACGACGCCGACTACCGGCAGGCGATCGACGTCCTCGGCAAGCAGTACCCGGTCATCCTCACCGACTCGGGCACCGGTCTGCTCTACAGCGCGATGCGCGGAGTGCTCGACCTCGCCGACCAGTTGATCATCATCTCCACCCCGTCCGTGGACGGTGCGAGCAGCGCCAGCACCACCCTGGACTGGCTGTCCGCGCACGGCTACGCCGACCTGGTGCAGCGCGGGATCACGGTCATCTCCGGTGTCCGCGAGACCGGCAAGATGATCAAGATCGACGACATCGTGTCGCACTTCGAGACCCGCTGTCGCGGTGTGGTCGTCGTCCCGTTCGACGAGCACCTCGCCGCCGGTGCCGAGGTCGACCTCGACATGATGCGGCCCAGGACCCGCGAGGCGTACTTCAACCTCTCCGCCCTGGTGGCCGAGGACTTCGCGCGGCAGCAGCAGGCACAGGGGATGTACCCGCAGCAGCAGATGGGCGGCGACCCGTACGCCCAGCAGCAGATGGGCGGCGACCCCTACGGCCAGCAGCAGTACCCGCAGCAGGGGCAGCCGCCTCAGGGCCAGCCGCCGCAGCAGGGGCAGCCGCCGGCCGGTTATCCGCCGCAGCAAGGCGGCTGGACCCAGCCGCCCGCCCAACCGCCGGCCGGCTGGCAGCAGCAACAGCCCGCTCCGGACGCGCCGTTGCCGGAGCAAGGCGGCTGGACGCAGCAGCCGCCTCCGCGGTAGGGACGGCCAACGGGGAAGGGCCCGGCACTCAGGTGCCGGGCCCTTCCCCGTATCGCGACGTGCTCCGGACGGGTGAACCGTGAGCCCCCGGGAACCGGGAGGCCCGGGAGCCGGGAGGCTCAGGAACCGCGGGCGGCCGAGGGCCGGGAAGCCCGCGCTCCCGGCACCCGCGTCGGCGCGTCACATCGCCGCGGCGATCAGCTCGCGCGCCTGCTTCACATCGATCGCCATCCGCTCCAGCAGGGCGTCGAGCGTGGCGAACTTCTCCTGGCCCCGGATGTAGGCGAGAAAGTCGACGGCGACATGCAGGCCGTACAGATCGAGGCCGACGCGGTCGATCGCGTATGCCTCGACCGTGCGGATCTTGCCGTCGAACTGCGGGTTGGTGCCGACGGAGACGGCCGCCGGCATCGCCTCGCCCTCGACGTTCAGCAGGCCCGCGTACACGCCGTCGGCCGGGATCGCGGTATGCGGCAGGGTCTCCACATTGGCCGTCGGGAAGCCCAGTTCGCGGCCGCGCCGCGCACCCCGTACGACGATGCCCTCGACGCGGTGCGGCCGGCCCAGGACCTCCATCGCGCCGGCCACATCGCCCTCCGCGACCAGGCGGCGGGTGAGCGTGGACGAGAACGGCTCGCCGCCGCCCGCCTCCCCGCGCTCGAAGAGGTCGACGACCTCGACGGTGTAGTCATAGGTGACACCGAGCTCGGCGAGGGTCTCGACGGT includes:
- the mycP gene encoding type VII secretion-associated serine protease mycosin codes for the protein MSWAAGAPAIADENVPLNSGECKFGTDDIKETPWSLQRLLTEQLWASGKGKGVRVAVIDTGIDKGNKQLEKAIGPGGVSLVKGKEKETVDRVGHGTKVAGIIAARPRAGSGFYGIAPEATVIPIQQTSEEKPGTAESLAKAINYAVGKKVDIINVSQGTGANQRLLPQLKDAVNRAQAAGVLIVASAGNGGADGGKKEMYPAAYSKDFDNVLAVAASDRNNERAPFSQSGDFVSIAAPGVDMVSTVPDGGNCVDQGTSFAAPYAAGAAALLKAKHRAEKWTPQEIIWHLEQTADRVHRDHDDYIGWGVIDPVAALNDDTRPTGPPQPNKGTNAADAINIQPAVVPIGETPEERRARISIYILGGGILAVGLVVGSAIAIRDWRRKSGFSTNGEA
- a CDS encoding WXG100 family type VII secretion target, with the translated sequence MGGQILVNFATIQQASQDVRGTANNIRQQLDDLEAGVKKIAASWEGSAQEGYQARQREWDQRAASLHSTLEAIAKALDQAAQNYQATESKNAGIWGG
- a CDS encoding WXG100 family type VII secretion target, with product MAGQQYTTTEEEMVAFSGKIASVNQSIQGEIQRLNTVVDTITSGWKGAAASSYNQLQSQVNEDANRLNQLLGEIKEAIDATTKNYAASEEEQAQSISHVQASASPFG
- a CDS encoding type VII secretion protein EccB; protein product: MASRRDELNAYSFARKRTNAAFLKPLPNGSIESAPRPLKAVMPSIIIALLILVGFGACGILKPVAPQGWDEPYKHVIVGADSTTRYVVLPSKDANGKKQKLLHPVLNLASAKLLLDPKYTVVNVKESELDGKLTHGPAVGIPYAPDRLPSAEEADKPKIWAVCNRPGSGTNSKPQQAVFVLGGKEKKLVEGSGKLAVRQALYVRDPDGQYWLVDQNGVAFQFSEKPVGTIRPKGIQDNRELRQLIFGAAEAQDVTQDWMNTVIKSPVPLSMPTFGAATGQQRNDNGVPAEYNKVGMVVENSASGEKYVVTPEGVQQVTNFVAKLLLKGQNATDLGHTDDDLEAKPLPSTDIDPQLDDQGKPRKYLDKVGATDFDMPWPQEVVTAANNFRQGSQTGGLTSPTDSGVSCSVYTGSNLKYPGAKFLGYPNGVPKMQTWIGKDYPAKIASGSTSYVTPGSGLLYQEVKGSEKDGRLYLVTDTGLRYNVPVGNDSKDKAGNDKQERDQARLHLGYKGGHPPLIPATWSELLSKGPSLNVYDAKKPQSQ
- the eccE gene encoding type VII secretion protein EccE — protein: MSSATRARRRNGRQQQQQPSAARQSGDQNGSGGRGDGGRRAAAGPVAPRLRQQAGNIGGVRVQQLAIIELAAALVLVGWSVHPAALTAAVVVAALLVMFALGRRRKVPLPEWITTVQAMKRRGKNSGAALAATQGADPAFAPVVECEPALRTYEYTDIEQRPIGFVGDGTFLTAIVQVDARDEPLRPQRGTHMLPLDVLHTALDVEDIHLESVQFVQYTQPAPAPHLPEQAVAARSYAPLQAQSQTPALQLTWIALKLDPELCAEAIEARGGGMDGAQRALLRAADQLVSRLTSHGVRAKVLAEREVVAAIGTAVCVSPRAANGAMGRAARRTQETTRAWRCDDRWHTTYWIGRWPQLGPGGAPLAAVTQLLTSTRAMASTFSLTATHGGGRTPAISGYVRLSTRSENELSAAQHELERRSSSVKVGLVRLDREQLPGLLATLPLGGTR
- a CDS encoding SCO5717 family growth-regulating ATPase, with product MNEQEAFRPDGNDPDDDQSEFDLTGEFKIDFAAPAWYASNDTSGGGTAAAASAAAPPATAPATPPVAPPAGQPPQGPPQGAPVPGVPPQGGPGQAAPPPDAGPPGFPMLRPNDTGDAPAAPAPDAPVAAEAPNAAPAADAASGSGNVRAGTGDDPSAGLWDDEDDDVTAPSAAEPSTEAAVAEAEAPEAPEAPAPQPDAAPSNAPVEGGAPAPEAPAPEAAAPIPAQSAAPAQGQPQAPQAMPQQGVPQQGMPQQGAPQGVPQQGMPQQGVPWGAADGRQQGALPPLPPEFQPADPRAAQAQAGQPPQQQPQQAPPQQPQAGYPQGQPQQAPQQGYPQQHQGAPAQQQQQPAYGYPQPAYGYPQQGQPQQAPQQQPQNPNAPTQQPAYGYPQTAAQGYPQQGQQPPQADYAQQQAQAQQAAQAQQAAQAQQAQAAQAQQAAQAQQAQAAQAQQAQQAAQQQPQAPHQPFPGQQPGDPNAANYASYSQPGQQQPQQRATPGAPLGYSAAVELTSDRLLRNQPKRRKPGANAQPSKFKLGAKKELEERQRKLELIRTPVMSCYRIAVISLKGGVGKTTTTTALGATLASERQDKILAIDANPDAGTLGRRVRRETGATIRDLVQAIPHLHSYMDIRRFTSQAPSGLEILANDVDPAVSTTFNDADYRQAIDVLGKQYPVILTDSGTGLLYSAMRGVLDLADQLIIISTPSVDGASSASTTLDWLSAHGYADLVQRGITVISGVRETGKMIKIDDIVSHFETRCRGVVVVPFDEHLAAGAEVDLDMMRPRTREAYFNLSALVAEDFARQQQAQGMYPQQQMGGDPYAQQQMGGDPYGQQQYPQQGQPPQGQPPQQGQPPAGYPPQQGGWTQPPAQPPAGWQQQQPAPDAPLPEQGGWTQQPPPR
- a CDS encoding bifunctional riboflavin kinase/FAD synthetase — translated: MQRWRGLEDIPEGWGRSVVTIGSYDGVHRGHQLIIGKAVERARELGIPAVVVTFDPHPSEVVRPGSHPPLLAPHHRRAELMAELGVDAVLILPFTKEFSKLAPADFVVKVLVDKLHAQVVVEGPNFRFGHRAAGTVETLAELGVTYDYTVEVVDLFERGEAGGGEPFSSTLTRRLVAEGDVAGAMEVLGRPHRVEGIVVRGARRGRELGFPTANVETLPHTAIPADGVYAGLLNVEGEAMPAAVSVGTNPQFDGKIRTVEAYAIDRVGLDLYGLHVAVDFLAYIRGQEKFATLDALLERMAIDVKQARELIAAAM